The following DNA comes from Silurus meridionalis isolate SWU-2019-XX chromosome 14, ASM1480568v1, whole genome shotgun sequence.
ACGAGACTTCAGTGTATGTCGAGGTGAGCAAAGACGTGCTTGGAATTGATCCGACCTTCACTATGGCTTCGCTCACACTTGGCGGCTGTACACCCAAAAGCATGGATGCTCCTTCTCAAGTCCTTATCTATGAGTCTCCATTGTATGGCTGCAAAAGCAGATTAACTGTAAGTCCTTTCTATTGCTAAATACATGAAGAGCTTTTTAAACTTGTATACACtatttaaatgtactttgtaTGTTTTGTTCAGGTGACTTCAGATGAGCTGGTGTATATTTTTACTCTTGGTATGTCTCCAGTACCAATCCGTGGTACTCCCATTCTTAGGAGAGCTGGTACAAGGGTTTTCATTCAGTGTCACTATCCAAGGTACTTGAAGTTTCTCTGATTTGTTTAGTTTAATTTTGGACGGATTTAACTGTTGGACCTCTTTTTCAGATTCCACAATGTGAGTAGCAGTGGTCTTGTACCTGCTTGGCTTCCATATGCTTCTGCCCAGGCTGCTCAGGAACTTCTTGTCTTCTCCTTGAGGCTGATGACTGGTTTGTACTGTAGTTGAATTGTAGCTTGTTTGTCTGACAATTTTCTTTTACTAATCTATTGTCTCGTAGATGACTGGCTATCTGAACGAACAACCAACCAGTACTACCTGGGTGAGCTTATAAACATTGAGGCATCTGTACTGCAGTTCAACCATGTCCCTCTGCGTGTCCTTGTAGATGGCTGTGTGGCTACTACAGTCCCTGACATAAATGCTGTCCCCAGATATTTCTTCATTGAAAATTTTGGGTAAGTGGGGTTAATTTAATGGCTTCTGTAAACTGATATGAAGACTTTAATAttccttttgggatgaataaatTTCTCATCCAACATTTTTCTATTGGCTGTGTTGCATTACACAACTGAATACTTAAGTGTATATCTATACACACTTATCAGTGGTGTAAATGTACCTCACTACCTTACCTTTGACAACTTTCTGGTTTTACTGAATATCAGTAAACTTACTCACTACTAAACTACATTTGAGTTAATACATGTACTTCACTATATTAagaccaattacattttggcTTATTTTGTGGATGAAGGGACATTTACTTATTATATTGCCTATTAAATACTAATGGTTCTACTCTGTGTTCAATCTTTTCTagaaaacatttacagtttCTCCAACATACAGATATTGCTGCCAAAATGATTAATTTCTAACCATATAAAATGACCCCTTTACCCAGGTGTCTGGTTGATGCCAAGCTAACTCAGTCCAGTTCCCGGTTCATGCCCCAAACTCAAGCAAACAAGCTGAGGTTTCAGTTGGAAGCTTTTGGATTTGAACAAGGGAACAGTAGCCTGGTAAGTACCGCCTTACCTCTGGCATATGCATGTTTGTCAATGTAACCCTTACTCCTTGTGTTTCCAGGTCTATATCACTTGCATCTTGAAGGCAACCGCTGCTTCTTCCCCTGCTGATGCTGAGCACAAGGCGTGTTCCTTTTTGGACAATAGGTATGTTCTTGTTACCCTTAATGGCGTTGTGCTGATGAGCTATGATCGCTAACGTCTTACTGCTTCTTAGATGGAGTGCTGCATATGGTGCTGACCAGGTGTGCAGTTGTTGCAGTAGCAGCTGTGGTTCAAGGAAGGGACGAGATCTGTCAAAGCGAGGTATTTTGAAGAACCTTGATGTAATTCACGTCTTGCCACCCTACGATCTGTATGGCACTGTGAAATCTTTACCTGAAGGGGAAGTTGtactttgcatttattttattttttttactccctTTATTTGCAGGCATGCAGCTGAAGAAAAAGTCAACCTTGGCTCAATTGTGGTTGTGGAAAATGTTTGGTAATCAAATGCCTTTGTCTGAATAAAGCATTTTATAACTTCTTATTTTGATgtcttctgatttttttttttttttttttttttttattgccttcATGTAATTTGACAATTGTGGTATCCAGAATTGAATGGATTTCCCATCATGCACTTGGGTGGGGACTTTAGCAAAACTAGCTGAGAGCATAACTAATAGGGCTGCTACAGTATATAATTGTGGAAAGGTAACATCCAAACCCCCCTACTTAACCGCTATGCTTTATACcagtaggggtgtaacagtacatgaAATTCACAATTTGGTGCATACCTCAGTTAAGTCACTACTTGGTTCAATTTTGATGGAGTTTATATTAAAGAATTGTAATAAAATGCCTGGATAAATCTAaagttaattttataaaaattgagACTTTACATTGACTTGGCCCAAAATAAAATTTGGATAATACAAATGTTAATCTTATAAAGCTGTACTGatttcagcatacttttaaCATGCCTTCTATCCTTCATTCACTTTCTTGATCTGCAAAACTCTGTTCTCATTAAAAATTATTGATGCAAACGCTAAGGAATCCATATTTCTAGCATTggcaggaagtgtgtgtttgggggggtgGGAAACCAAGTCCTGTACTTAAACAGATTAGTATGACTGTGTGTATGGTTTATACCTGTAAACCGTAACAATTTGTTGTTTATCCCAGTGGTTATTACTAGGAGTGTTGCAATCTTTCAGGTAGTAGATAACTACAAATGCTACTATCAGAACTAAGTGGCAGGTCAAGGATGCTTTTGTTTATAAGcgcaattttatatatatacttttaaatcAACTGTCACCCTTCAATTTACCTGGTTCCTATACAGAAATCTGATATGGTCATATGACCATGTAAATGATACTGAATCAGCAGAAAGATGTGGGtgaaaaatttttattttacaaggtaattttctatataaattatttacacttgattttaaatgatttttgctGTGACTGTAGTCATGTGATTTATTTCCCAGCTTTTGTCAAGAAAAGTAACTTTGATCATTACAAGATGTGCTGTCGACTGATTACGCAcgttttacaaattattttttaaacagcatttttcttttgctaATATGCTAACTTTCAAACACTATACATGCTATTCGTCATCTCGACGTTCATTTTACTTTGCTATAACTATCCTTTGCAAATATGGCAAACCGTTGCACAAAACGCACTTTGACTGCATACGAAAGTTATCTACATTTAAAGGTTTGATTTCATGTTAAATTGTGTACATGAAGTGAAACATGCATGTTAATtcccaaaaaaatctaacatctacTTTTACTACTGCAGCGACCTCATTGGGGTCACATCATtccacatttttacatttttgtctcCGGTTTGGGACAATT
Coding sequences within:
- the LOC124396781 gene encoding zona pellucida sperm-binding protein 3-like; translation: MGFNQVRDGLLRLLLAVHMTTAQWTSLENIKLSNPGQPPLQMNPGLTPQWLQSASQAGSPGYPSADQTQQVIQHQVKKLNWTFPAVPQIPTPPPLVHVDRYADPIPAQGVMVRCNETSVYVEVSKDVLGIDPTFTMASLTLGGCTPKSMDAPSQVLIYESPLYGCKSRLTVTSDELVYIFTLGMSPVPIRGTPILRRAGTRVFIQCHYPRFHNVSSSGLVPAWLPYASAQAAQELLVFSLRLMTDDWLSERTTNQYYLGELINIEASVLQFNHVPLRVLVDGCVATTVPDINAVPRYFFIENFGCLVDAKLTQSSSRFMPQTQANKLRFQLEAFGFEQGNSSLVYITCILKATAASSPADAEHKACSFLDNRWSAAYGADQVCSCCSSSCGSRKGRDLSKRGMQLKKKSTLAQLWLWKMFGNQMPLSE